One window of Maribacter algicola genomic DNA carries:
- a CDS encoding CDP-alcohol phosphatidyltransferase family protein, whose translation MQKHLPNFITLLNVFCGCVATVFAVLNRLEMAALFVALGIFFDFFDGLAARLLNVKSDLGLQLDSLADVITSGLVPGVFMFQLLAMSQSGGWNMNGAPFFGESGVDVISFLPFFGFVITMASAYRLANFNLDENQVSSFIGLPTPANALLIISLPLILFYNGSDTVNSIILNPWFLVLLTLLSAYLLNCNITLFALKFKNWSFKDNALRYIFLIISLVMIITMKFLAIPFIILFYILSSLVQEKFYG comes from the coding sequence ATGCAAAAACACCTTCCCAATTTTATTACACTATTGAATGTCTTTTGTGGCTGTGTGGCCACAGTTTTTGCCGTTTTGAACAGGTTGGAAATGGCAGCCCTATTTGTGGCATTGGGCATTTTCTTTGATTTTTTTGATGGCCTTGCCGCCCGGTTGTTGAATGTAAAAAGTGACTTGGGACTTCAATTGGATTCCTTGGCCGATGTAATTACCAGTGGACTGGTGCCCGGTGTCTTCATGTTTCAGTTGTTGGCAATGTCGCAGAGTGGTGGATGGAATATGAACGGAGCGCCATTTTTTGGAGAATCAGGGGTTGATGTGATTTCCTTTTTACCCTTTTTCGGATTTGTCATTACCATGGCGTCCGCCTATCGGTTGGCCAATTTCAATTTGGATGAAAACCAGGTATCATCCTTCATAGGCCTGCCAACACCGGCCAACGCATTACTCATCATTTCCTTGCCCCTTATTCTATTTTACAATGGGAGTGACACTGTCAACTCCATTATTTTGAACCCTTGGTTTTTGGTCCTGCTTACCCTCTTAAGTGCCTATTTGCTCAATTGTAACATCACATTGTTTGCGCTTAAGTTTAAAAATTGGAGTTTTAAGGACAATGCCTTGCGTTATATTTTCTTGATTATAAGCTTGGTCATGATCATCACCATGAAATTTCTGGCCATTCCATTCATCATCCTGTTTTATATTCTTAGCTCCTTGGTGCAGGAAAAATTCTATGGGTAA
- a CDS encoding lipoprotein N-acyltransferase Lnb domain-containing protein, giving the protein MFQRSVPIFLVLFFGFVGFSQKNQLSPVSKISLLTVGTGEELAAKFGHSAIRFQDPTLGIDEVYGYGTYDFEDPNFYLNFTRGKLAYTISRMPFNYFQRSYEIEKRWVREQELDLNLDQRTAIVVFLENNLLPENRKYQYDFLFDNCATRIPLVFEKTLGPSLKFDYSQQKESYTFRELIHQNLELNSWSNFGIDLALGAVIDRNANPSELMFLPLYVYEQMKHTTLDGQALVKKESVLVDVPPQSYSTPFLISPIFWLSMLLLLVGYVTFKDYRNKKRTKWLDLLLFLSTGLAGTLIVFLWFFTDHDATKTNFNLLWAFAPNLFVAFLLIKNSAPNWIRPYIHLLLGLLLLTVIMWLIKFQVFSILVIFILLSLALRYLFLLYHLKKTK; this is encoded by the coding sequence ATGTTTCAAAGAAGCGTACCAATATTTCTGGTTTTGTTTTTTGGCTTTGTAGGATTCTCCCAAAAAAACCAGCTTTCACCGGTATCCAAAATCAGTTTGTTGACCGTGGGAACAGGGGAAGAGCTTGCCGCCAAATTTGGCCATAGCGCCATCCGATTTCAGGATCCTACTTTGGGAATCGATGAAGTCTACGGCTATGGAACCTATGATTTTGAGGACCCAAACTTTTATTTGAACTTCACACGGGGAAAATTGGCCTACACTATTTCTAGAATGCCGTTCAACTACTTTCAGCGAAGCTATGAAATTGAAAAACGTTGGGTACGGGAACAGGAACTGGATTTGAACCTAGATCAAAGAACGGCCATTGTAGTCTTTCTGGAAAACAATCTCCTACCGGAAAACAGAAAGTACCAGTATGATTTTTTATTCGATAACTGTGCGACCAGAATACCGTTGGTCTTTGAGAAAACACTGGGCCCTTCCTTGAAGTTCGACTACTCCCAACAAAAGGAGTCGTACACCTTTAGGGAATTGATTCACCAGAATTTAGAGCTCAACTCTTGGTCGAATTTTGGCATCGACTTGGCACTTGGTGCGGTCATAGACAGAAATGCCAACCCTTCTGAACTTATGTTTTTACCGCTGTATGTGTATGAGCAAATGAAACACACTACGTTGGATGGACAAGCCCTAGTGAAAAAAGAGTCGGTTTTGGTGGATGTCCCGCCACAGTCCTATTCCACCCCATTTTTAATATCTCCCATTTTCTGGCTCTCTATGCTGTTATTGCTTGTTGGCTATGTAACTTTTAAAGACTATCGAAATAAAAAAAGAACCAAGTGGCTCGATTTACTTTTATTTTTAAGTACCGGTTTGGCCGGTACTCTTATCGTATTCCTTTGGTTTTTTACGGATCATGATGCCACCAAAACAAATTTTAATCTGTTATGGGCATTTGCACCGAACCTTTTCGTGGCCTTTCTTTTGATTAAAAACTCGGCACCCAACTGGATTCGGCCCTATATCCATTTATTGTTGGGATTACTGCTCCTTACTGTTATAATGTGGCTGATAAAATTTCAGGTTTTTTCAATACTCGTAATATTTATTCTGCTGAGTTTGGCGCTTAGATATCTATTTTTGCTATATCATTTGAAGAAAACGAAATAA
- a CDS encoding cob(I)yrinic acid a,c-diamide adenosyltransferase: MKIYTKTGDNGITSLFGGTRVPKHHIRIDSYGTVDELNSWLGLIAGQEIPENYKDELQTIQKKLFTVGAILATEPQKATLKNGQERLNIERIGSDDIVSLEMSMDSMDEVLPQMTHFILPGGHPAVSYCHIARTVCRRAERKTTILYENEPFDTNVLTYLNRLSDYLFVLARKLSMDLGVKEIKWIPEKRD; encoded by the coding sequence ATGAAAATCTACACCAAAACAGGAGATAACGGCATCACATCGCTCTTTGGAGGCACGAGGGTTCCCAAACATCACATTAGAATAGACAGTTATGGAACCGTGGACGAATTAAATTCTTGGCTTGGCCTGATTGCGGGACAGGAAATACCTGAGAATTATAAAGACGAGTTACAGACAATCCAGAAAAAACTCTTTACCGTTGGAGCCATTTTAGCAACAGAACCGCAAAAGGCAACACTAAAAAATGGGCAAGAACGTTTGAATATTGAAAGAATTGGCAGTGATGACATTGTATCCCTTGAAATGTCCATGGATAGTATGGACGAAGTGTTGCCACAAATGACACATTTTATTTTACCGGGGGGACATCCCGCAGTGTCATACTGTCATATTGCGAGAACCGTATGTAGACGGGCAGAAAGAAAAACGACCATTCTATACGAGAACGAACCCTTTGACACGAACGTTCTTACCTATTTAAACCGACTCTCAGATTATCTCTTTGTGTTGGCACGAAAGTTGTCAATGGATTTGGGAGTTAAGGAAATAAAATGGATTCCCGAGAAAAGGGACTAA
- a CDS encoding DUF2795 domain-containing protein, with protein MYWTLELASYLSDAPWPASKDELIDYSIRTGAPLEVVENLQSMEEEGGEIYESIEEIWPDYPTEEDYLWNEDEY; from the coding sequence ATGTATTGGACATTAGAATTAGCATCTTATTTAAGCGATGCACCTTGGCCGGCAAGTAAGGATGAGTTAATAGATTACTCCATCAGAACCGGTGCTCCCTTGGAGGTTGTGGAGAATTTACAGTCCATGGAGGAAGAAGGTGGTGAAATCTATGAATCTATCGAAGAGATTTGGCCAGATTATCCAACTGAAGAAGATTACCTCTGGAACGAGGACGAATATTAA